Proteins encoded together in one Prunus dulcis chromosome 3, ALMONDv2, whole genome shotgun sequence window:
- the LOC117623233 gene encoding uncharacterized protein LOC117623233 isoform X1 — protein MNNRGQARGSPRGARFSKNRGQARGTPQGGRRTGDHPPHRHRPQAGAGTCGPFPNDCPGSKELWSNSEMESPQQMSPGSFSYHSERKSAFRNAHRQEWHPSGRKDTLPCVESLKEGHKSTESASLKPKDLTCSVVPDSSDEGDFPSLSTLNHSRNSRLGLERMHIRETPSHMTGDGETSLPSKSEASSGAFPINSFVNTTGHRNPELSEHPAFDLCPTKSGSCVTLNPPLLVQNRERRNEMKRSKEKQNGSVLQPGMVLLKGFLSLSEQINIVKLCQDLGLGPGGFYQPGYRDGAKLNLKMMCLGKNWDPVTSKYGDHRPIDGAKPPTIPVEFFQLVEGVIKESHSLIRKDSKVSNSEDIFPRMSPDICLVNFYSSSGRLGLHQDRDESEQSLNKGLPVVSFSIGDTAEFLYGDQRDVERANKVLLESGDVLIFGGKSRLVFHGVESIQPNTGPRTLLEKTNIRAGRLNLTFRQY, from the exons ATGAACAATCGTGGTCAAGCTCGAGGAAGCCCTAGAGGCGCAAGATTCTCCAAGAATCGTGGTCAAGCTCGAGGAACCCCCCAAGGTGGCCGACGCACCGGCGATCACCCTCCCCATCGACACCGCCCT CAGGCTGGAGCTGGAACTTGCGGACCTTTTCCTAATGATTGTCCTGGTAGCAAAGAGCTCTGGTCTAACAGTGAAATGGAAAGTCCCCAGCAAATGTCACCCGGTAGCTTCTCATATCATTCTGAGCGCAAGTCTGCCTTCAGAAATGCACATCGGCAGGAATGGCATCCGTCTGGAAGAAAAGACACACTTCCCTGTGTTGAGAGTTTGAAAGAAGGACATAAATCAACTGAGTCCGCAAGCCTTAAACCAAAAGATTTAACATGCTCAGTTGTTCCAGATTCAAGCGATGAAGGAGATTTTCCTTCATTATCTACTCTGAATCATTCTCGGAATTCACGTTTGGGTTTAGAGAGAATGCATATAAGAGAAACCCCAAGTCATATGACAGGGGATGGTGAAACTTCTTTGCCCTCCAAATCTGAAGCCAGCAGTGGGGCTTTTCCTATTAACAGTTTTGTAAACACAACCGGCCATCGGAACCCAGAGCTTTCTGAACACCCGGCTTTTGATTTATGCCCAACTAAATCTGGGAGTTGTGTTACCCTAAACCCTCCTCTGCTAGTACAGAATAGAGAAAGGCGGAATGAAATGAAGCGCTCCAAGGAAAAGCAAAATGGAAGTGTTTTACAGCCTGGAATGGTTCTTTTAAAGGGTTTCCTTTCCCTCAGTGAGCAG ATCAATATAGTGAAGCTATGCCAAGACTTGGGTTTGGGTCCTGGAGGTTTCTACCAACCTGGTTACCGTGATGGAGCGAAGTTGAATTTGAAGATGATGTGCCTCGGTAAGAATTGGGACCCTGTGACGAGTAAATATGGAGATCACCGACCGATTGATGGTGCTAAACCGCCCACTATTCCCGTTGAATTCTTTCAGTTGGTTGAAGGTGTAATCAAAGAATCTCATTCCCTTATAAGAAAAGATTCTAAAGTTAGCAATTCCGAAGACATATTTCCAAGGATGTCCCCAGACATTTGTCTAGTGAATTTTTACTCATCATCTGGGCGACTTGGTCTTCATCAG GATCGTGATGAAAGTGAACAAAGTCTCAATAAAGGTTTACCTGTTGTCTCCTTTTCTATTGGAGATACTGCAGAATTCTTGTATGGCGATCAAAGGGACGTTGAGAGGGCAAATAAGGTTTTACTGGAATCTGGAGATGTTTTGATATTTGGTGGAAAATCAAGACTTGTCTTTCATGGTGTAGAGTCTATACAGCCAAATACTGGTCCTAGGACCCTActggaaaaaacaaatatccGGGCTGGCCGTCTGAATCTTACTTTTAGACAATATTGA
- the LOC117623233 gene encoding uncharacterized protein LOC117623233 isoform X2, with product MNNRGQARGSPRGARFSKNRGQARGTPQGGRRTGDHPPHRHRPAGAGTCGPFPNDCPGSKELWSNSEMESPQQMSPGSFSYHSERKSAFRNAHRQEWHPSGRKDTLPCVESLKEGHKSTESASLKPKDLTCSVVPDSSDEGDFPSLSTLNHSRNSRLGLERMHIRETPSHMTGDGETSLPSKSEASSGAFPINSFVNTTGHRNPELSEHPAFDLCPTKSGSCVTLNPPLLVQNRERRNEMKRSKEKQNGSVLQPGMVLLKGFLSLSEQINIVKLCQDLGLGPGGFYQPGYRDGAKLNLKMMCLGKNWDPVTSKYGDHRPIDGAKPPTIPVEFFQLVEGVIKESHSLIRKDSKVSNSEDIFPRMSPDICLVNFYSSSGRLGLHQDRDESEQSLNKGLPVVSFSIGDTAEFLYGDQRDVERANKVLLESGDVLIFGGKSRLVFHGVESIQPNTGPRTLLEKTNIRAGRLNLTFRQY from the exons ATGAACAATCGTGGTCAAGCTCGAGGAAGCCCTAGAGGCGCAAGATTCTCCAAGAATCGTGGTCAAGCTCGAGGAACCCCCCAAGGTGGCCGACGCACCGGCGATCACCCTCCCCATCGACACCGCCCT GCTGGAGCTGGAACTTGCGGACCTTTTCCTAATGATTGTCCTGGTAGCAAAGAGCTCTGGTCTAACAGTGAAATGGAAAGTCCCCAGCAAATGTCACCCGGTAGCTTCTCATATCATTCTGAGCGCAAGTCTGCCTTCAGAAATGCACATCGGCAGGAATGGCATCCGTCTGGAAGAAAAGACACACTTCCCTGTGTTGAGAGTTTGAAAGAAGGACATAAATCAACTGAGTCCGCAAGCCTTAAACCAAAAGATTTAACATGCTCAGTTGTTCCAGATTCAAGCGATGAAGGAGATTTTCCTTCATTATCTACTCTGAATCATTCTCGGAATTCACGTTTGGGTTTAGAGAGAATGCATATAAGAGAAACCCCAAGTCATATGACAGGGGATGGTGAAACTTCTTTGCCCTCCAAATCTGAAGCCAGCAGTGGGGCTTTTCCTATTAACAGTTTTGTAAACACAACCGGCCATCGGAACCCAGAGCTTTCTGAACACCCGGCTTTTGATTTATGCCCAACTAAATCTGGGAGTTGTGTTACCCTAAACCCTCCTCTGCTAGTACAGAATAGAGAAAGGCGGAATGAAATGAAGCGCTCCAAGGAAAAGCAAAATGGAAGTGTTTTACAGCCTGGAATGGTTCTTTTAAAGGGTTTCCTTTCCCTCAGTGAGCAG ATCAATATAGTGAAGCTATGCCAAGACTTGGGTTTGGGTCCTGGAGGTTTCTACCAACCTGGTTACCGTGATGGAGCGAAGTTGAATTTGAAGATGATGTGCCTCGGTAAGAATTGGGACCCTGTGACGAGTAAATATGGAGATCACCGACCGATTGATGGTGCTAAACCGCCCACTATTCCCGTTGAATTCTTTCAGTTGGTTGAAGGTGTAATCAAAGAATCTCATTCCCTTATAAGAAAAGATTCTAAAGTTAGCAATTCCGAAGACATATTTCCAAGGATGTCCCCAGACATTTGTCTAGTGAATTTTTACTCATCATCTGGGCGACTTGGTCTTCATCAG GATCGTGATGAAAGTGAACAAAGTCTCAATAAAGGTTTACCTGTTGTCTCCTTTTCTATTGGAGATACTGCAGAATTCTTGTATGGCGATCAAAGGGACGTTGAGAGGGCAAATAAGGTTTTACTGGAATCTGGAGATGTTTTGATATTTGGTGGAAAATCAAGACTTGTCTTTCATGGTGTAGAGTCTATACAGCCAAATACTGGTCCTAGGACCCTActggaaaaaacaaatatccGGGCTGGCCGTCTGAATCTTACTTTTAGACAATATTGA
- the LOC117622569 gene encoding uncharacterized protein LOC117622569 yields the protein MASLTPGVLLKLLQSINSNVKVRGEYRSVLLQVISIVPALSGSELWPNQGFFIKVSDSSHSSYVSLSKEDNEIILNNKLQLGQFFYVDRMEAGTPVPILIGVRPVPGRHPFVGNPKDLMQMLEPSESPVQVDQEGSNSLKSRESFDAKDENSRQTFVIKEERAAVASRYMQGVLTSNSKASGPDSNGGGKNHDNESGARKVSMLKGKQQEHNGQARSITPSHNRPGALSSKPDSVVSNTKETAVPYRSTSAKRTSSKQENMNSNCLSSRKDKSQSPEAVLWACLPANFLKLGKGMLRRRNLASLVAAEAQKEASTAATLVKCLSMFADLCSSASPDNPHLPLNKFFILHQLIDQPNIAAPFKDNSIPLTTKQLVPPDVEKLSKRTGLIHGKSTLKSPKAPAELSGAEKLEWAKGDSAKEIAELKEILINETRSWFLKFLEEALDTGFHLKPQEKKGKDSAGRRNEPDNHIAVTLSQLKKANEWLDKLKNNMSSGNNGLVENVDRLKQKVYACLLVHVESAASALENRSDRG from the exons atgGCCTCCCTTACACCAGGAGTTCTACTAAAGCTCCTTCAGAGCATTAACTCCAACGTAAAGGTTCGTGGAGAATATCGATCGGTCCTGCTTCAAGTGATCAGCATTGTGCCTGCCTTAAGTGGGTCAGAGCTGTGGCCAAACCAAGGCTTCTTCATAAAAGTGTCGGATTCTTCTCATTCCAGTTATGTCTCACTGTCCAAGGAAGACAATGAGATTATATTGAATAACAAGTTGCAGCTTGGCCAGTTTTTCTATGTTGATAGAATGGAGGCAGGAACACCAGTTCCTATACTTATTGGGGTCAGACCAGTTCCAGGACGGCACCCTTTCGTGGGGAACCCGAAGGATTTGATGCAAATGTTAGAGCCATCAGAGAGTCCAGTTCAAGTTGATCAGGAAGGCAGCAATAGTTTGAAATCGAGGGAGTCCTTCGACGCAAAAGATGAAAACTCAAGACAAACGTTTGTTATTAAAGAGGAAAGGGCAGCTGTTGCATCTAGGTATATGCAAGGTGTTTtgacatcaaattcaaaagctAGCGGGCCAGATTCTAATGGAGGTGGGAAGAACCATGACAATGAGAGTGGTGCTAGGAAGGTTTCCATGTTAAAAGGCAAGCAGCAAGAGCATAATGGTCAG GCACGCTCAATAACTCCTTCCCATAATCGACCTGGTGCACTTTCATCAAAGCCGGACTCAGTCGTATCTAACACCAAGGAGACTGCTGTGCCTTATAGAAGCACTTCTGCAAAACGAACTTCAAGCAAACAGGAAAACATGAACTCTAATTGTTTGTCAAGCCGAAAAGATAAAAGCCAGTCACCTGAGGCTGTTTTGTGGGCTTGTCTGCCGGCTAACTTTTTGAAGCTTGGAAAG GGAATGCTCAGGAGGAGAAATTTAGCTTCTTTGGTAGCAGCAGAAGCTCAAAAAGAAGCATCTACAGCTGCAACTCTTGTCAAATGTCTCAG CATGTTTGCCGATCTATGTTCATCTGCCTCACCGGACAATCCCCACCTTCCTCTCAACAAGTTTTTCATACTCCACCAGCTCATTGACCAACCAAACATTGCAGCTCCATTCAAGGATAATTCAATTCCTTTAACTACAAAACAATTAGTGCCTCCAGATGTTGAAAAGTTAAGCAAAAGGACAGGTCTAATTCATGGTAAAAGTACATTGAAGTCTCCAAAGGCCCCTGCTGAGTTAAGTGGAGCAGAAAAACTAGAATGGGCTAAAGGAGATAGTGCAAAAGAGATAGCAGAGCTGAAAGAAATTCTCATAAATGAAACAAGATCTTGGTTTTTGAAATTCTTGGAGGAAGCATTGGATACTGGCTTTCATCTGAAACCCCAAGAGAAGAAAGGTAAGGACAGTGCCGGGCGACGCAATGAGCCAGACAATCATATTGCTGTGACATTATCACAGCTTAAGAAAGCAAATGAGTGGTTGGATAAACTGAAGAACAATATGAGCTCGGGGAACAACGGATTGGTGGAGAATGTTGACAggttaaaacaaaaagtatatGCTTGTTTACTTGTTCATGTGGAGTCTGCTGCTTCAGCTCTAGAAAACAGATCTGACCGTGGTTGA
- the LOC117623019 gene encoding 25.3 kDa vesicle transport protein, protein MVKLTMIARVTDGLPLAEGLDDGRDIQDSEFYKQQVKALFKNLSRGQNEPSRMSVETGPYVFHYIIEGRVCYLTMCDRAYPKKLAFQYLEDLKNEFERVNGTQIETAARPYAFIKFDTFIQKTKKLYQDTRTQRNIAKLNDELYEVHQIMTRNVQEVLGVGEKLDQVSQMSSRLTSESRIYADKARDLNRQALIRKWAPVAIVLGLVFLLFWVIKLR, encoded by the exons ATGGTGAAGCTGACAATGATCGCTCGTGTTACTGACGGTCTTCCACTAGCAGAGGGACTGGATGATGGCCGTGATATACAAGACTCGGAATTCTACAAACAACAAGTCAAGGCCCTATTCAAGAACTTGTCAAGGGGCCAAAATGAGCCTTCAAGGATGTCAGTCGAAACCGGACCTTATGTTTTCCA CTATATCATAGAAGGACGTGTCTGTTACTTGACAATGTGTGACCGTGCCTATCCAAAGAAACTTGCCTTCCAATACCTTGAAGATCTCAAAAATGAATTTGAGCGTGTTAATGGGACCCAAATTGAAACTGCTGCAAGACCTTATGCGTTCATTAAATTTG ATACATTCAtacagaaaacaaagaaattgtaCCAGGACACTCGCACTCAGCGGAATATTGCAAAGTTGAACGATGAGCTCTATGAAGTCCACCAAATAATGACTCGCAATGTTCAGGAAGTTCTTGGTGTTGGTGAAAAGTTGGACC AGGTCAGTCAAATGTCTAGCCGTTTAACATCAGAATCTCGCATATATGCTGATAAGGCGAGAGATTTGAATCGACAG GCTCTGATCCGAAAGTGGGCTCCTGTTGCCATTGTGCTAGGACTTGTTTTCCTCCTTTTCTGGGTAATAAAGCTCCGATGA
- the LOC117622971 gene encoding ABC transporter B family member 19-like produces the protein MAGIDSSLEFEQSSSSHRHPRHPTPVSSYSRSTQNRTPNSRRSRPTTPFAADNDVSWQSEISWQFEPTGWSDTRNLGSALSPWAATSTSTEAQITRRSANYYYLSRTSTGFRSSAQNITNYDSTPDGRLELRSYIAPPRDGNNYNNYNNSESSLVFGKSNCNANYKKSPKLEKIKELGSGNYSGPLAKRDVLGHYDDDDDDESEVLGHGLSHNLGHDPGGHFYGTSKIIGHGGYGHGLSHAGHDHHQNGYDDHAWQSTVTNRRNDGDDRYGDSDQGSVFDEDGEDEEDAVPPKQVGLLSLFKYSTKWDLVLVFLGCVGALINGGSLPWYSFLFGQFVNKIAKESTFADKTPMMKDVEMICLYMAGLAAIVVVGAYMEITCWRMVGERSAQRMRREYLRAVLRQDVSFFDTEVAAGDIMHGISSDVAQIQEVMGEKMAHFIHHICTFICGYAVGFIRSRKLSLVIFSVIPLMMFCGIAYKAVYVGLTTKEEVSYRKAGTVAEQAISSIRTVFSFVAEDNLAERYANLLADLVPFGARIGFAKGAGVGVIYLVTYSTWALAFWYGGVLVARGEISGGDAIACFFGVNVGGRGLALSLSYFAQFSQGTVAAGRVFEIIDRVPEIDPYSSVGRTLPKARGRIEFKGVSFSYPSRLNAPILHSLNLVIPSSKTLALVGSSGGGKSTIFALIERFYDPNQGIVTLDGHDLRTLQVKWLRDQIGMVGQEPVLFATSILENVLMGKENATKKEAISACIAANAHSFISGLPQGYETQVGDRGALLSGGQKQRIALARAMIKDPRILLLDEPTSALDPESESVVQQAIDKISSGRTAIVIAHRLSTVRNSHTIVVLDSGSVVEIGNHRQLMEKAGAYYSLVELAADGVTKPLSKQNDTEKGTQLLVPDKSIHDALRSNPTQGKTQIEEKEVQKPKPRKVRLSDIWLLLRPELPMLLFGLILGMHAGAILSIFPFLLGVALEIYFGKDPSKIKRSIEPLCLVLVGLGFGNIVFMTGQQGLCGWAGTKLTMRVRNLLFRSILKQESGWFDSEENSKAVLVSRLSIDSVSFRSVHIDRLSVLLMGLSSGMVGLGLCVYLNWRLAILAAALTPLTLGASYLTLIINLGPKLDNEAYAKASNIASGAVSNIRTVTTFSAQEQLVKSFEKALSGPKSKSVRRSQIMGLALGFSQGVMYGAYTVTLLFGAYLIKEGKANFGEVYKIFLILVLSSFSVGQLAGLAPDTSMAATAIPAVFDIISRRPLIGSSNRDKEKKLDRSKPLDIQFKMVTFAYPSRPDVTVLSDFCLKIKGGSTVALVGGSGSGKSTVVWLIQRFYDPIQGKVMMGGVDLRDINVKWLRKQIALVGQEPTLFSGTIRENIAFGNPNASWAEIEDAAREAYIHNFISSLPQGYETQVGESGAQLSGGQKQRIAIARAILKRSKVLLLDEASSALDLESEKHIQDALRKISKRATTIIVAHRLLTIRGADMIAVMSNGAITEYGSHDALVASHLNGVYASLVRAETEANAF, from the exons ATGGCTGGCATAGACTCCTCCTTGGAATTTGAACAGTCATCCTCCAGCCACCGCCACCCACGTCACCCCACGCCCGTCAGCTCCTACTCCCGGTCAACCCAAAACCGAACACCCAACAGCCGGAGGTCCCGCCCAACGACGCCGTTTGCGGCGGACAACGACGTGTCGTGGCAGAGCGAGATTTCGTGGCAGTTTGAGCCCACTGGGTGGAGTGACACTCGAAACTTGGGCTCAGCTTTGAGCCCATGGGCTGCCACCAGCACCTCCACAGAGGCCCAAATAACTCGCCGCTCAGCCAATTACTACTACCTCTCAAGAACCTCTACTGGGTTCAGAAGCTCTGCCCAAAATATCACAAATTACGATTCTACCCCTGATGGCAGGCTTGAGCTTCGAAGCTATATTGCTCCTCCTAGAGATGGCAATAACTATAATAACTATAATAACAGTGAGAGTTCTTTGGTTTTTGGGAAGAGTAATTGCAATGCTAATTATAAAAAGTCCCCAAAATTGGAGAAGATTAAGGAGCTGGGAAGTGGGAATTATAGTGGTCCTTTGGCTAAAAGAGATGTGCTTGGTcattatgatgatgatgatgatgatgaatcTGAAGTTTTGGGTCATGGGTTGTCACATAATTTGGGTCATGACCCAGGTGGTCATTTTTATGGCACATCAAAAATTATAGGACATGGTGGCTATGGTCATGGGTTGTCACATGCAGGGCACGATCATCATCAGAATGGTTATGATGATCATGCATGGCAATCAACGGTTACTAATCGTCGTAACGATGGGGATGACCGGTACGGTGACAGTGATCAAGGTTCTGTTTTTGATGAGGATGGTGAGGATGAGGAGGATGCAGTGCCACCAAAGCAAGTAGGGTTGCTTAGCTTGTTCAAGTATTCAACAAAATGGGATTtggttcttgtttttttgggttgtgtGGGTGCTCTCATCAATGGAGGGTCTCTTCCTTGgtactcttttctttttggacaGTTTGTGAACAAGATTGCTAAAGAATCAACATTCGCTGACAAGACTCCGATGATGAAGGATGTAGAGATG ATATGCCTGTACATGGCTGGACTAGCTGCAATAGTGGTAGTTGGAGCATACATGG AGATCACTTGCTGGAGAATGGTGGGAGAGAGATCTGCTCAAAGAATGAGAAGAGAATATCTAAGAGCAGTTCTACGGCAAGACGTTAGCTTTTTCGATACAGAAGTCGCTGCCGGTGATATTATGCACGGAATTTCCAGTGATGTTGCTCAAATTCAAGAAGTTATGGGAGAGAAG ATGGCACATTTCATTCACCACATATGCACTTTCATATGTGGATACGCAGTTGGATTTATAAGGTCAAGGAAATTATCTCTAGTAATCTTCTCAGTCATACCACTGATGATGTTCTGTGGTATTGCATACAAGGCTGTTTATGTTGGCCTAACTACAAAAGAAGAG GTTTCTTATAGGAAGGCCGGTACTGTAGCTGAGCAAGCTATCAGTTCAATCAGAACCGTATTTTCCTTTGTTGCGGAGGATAATTTGGCTGAAAGATACGCTAATTTATTGGCTGATTTGGTGCCTTTTGGAGCAAGGATTGGCTTTGCTAAGGGTGCAGGAGTGGGAGTTATCTATCTGGTTACTTATTCAACGTGGGCATTGGCTTTCTGGTATGGTGGTGTTTTGGTTGCAAGGGGAGAGATAAGTGGAGGCGATGCTATTGCTTGTTTCTTTGGTGTCAATGTTGGGGGGAG GGGCTTGGCATTGTCACTGTCATACTTTGCTCAGTTTTCACAAGGCACGGTAGCAGCAGGCCGGGTTTTTGAAATTATAGATAGAGTTCCAGAGATAGATCCCTACAGCTCAGTAGGCAGGACCCTGCCAAAGGCTCGAGGAAGGATTGAATTTAAAGGCGTTTCTTTCTCATACCCGTCTCGTCTTAATGCTCCAATTCTTCATTCTCTTAATCTGGTTATTCCATCTTCAAAGACACTAGCACTTGTTGGTTCTAGCGGAGGTGGAAAGTCCACCATTTTTGCTCTTATAGAGAGGTTCTATGACCCTAACCAAG GTATAGTTACATTAGATGGTCATGATTTGAGGACGCTGCAGGTCAAGTGGCTAAGAGATCAGATAGGTATGGTTGGCCAGGAGCCAGTGCTCTTTGCCACAAGCATATTAGAAAATGTATTGATGGGAAAGGAGAATGCCACCAAGAAGGAAGCAATTTCTGCCTGCATTGCTGCCAATGCTCACAGCTTCATCTCTGGCCTTCCACAAGGCTACGAAACTCAG GTTGGAGACAGAGGAGCACTTCTTTCAGGAGGTCAAAAACAAAGAATCGCATTGGCTCGAGCTATGATCAAAGACCCTAGAATCCTTCTCTTGGATGAACCAACCAGTGCCCTAGACCCTGAATCTGAGTCTGTAGTCCAACAGGCTATTGACAAGATCTCCTCAGGCCGAACAGCGATTGTAATTGCTCACAGGCTATCAACAGTAAGAAATTCTCATACCATTGTTGTTCTTGACTCTGGCTCTGTCGTTGAGATTGGCAATCACCGCCAGCTCATGGAAAAAGCTGGGGCCTACTATAGCCTTGTTGAGCTTGCTGCTGATGGAGTAACAAAACCTTTGTCAAAGCAAAATGATACTGAAAAAGGCACTCAGCTTTTGGTGCCTGATAAATCAATTCATGATGCGCTAAGATCAAACCCTACCCAAGGGAAAACCCAAATAGAGGAGAAAGAGgtccaaaaaccaaaaccaagaaAAGTTCGACTTTCAGATATATGGTTGTTACTGAGACCAGAGCTTCCAATGCTTTTATTTGGATTAATCTTGGGTATGCATGCAGGTGCAATTTTGtctattttcccttttcttctcGGCGTAGCccttgaaatatattttggtaAAGACCCATCCAAGATTAAAAGAAGCATTGAACCCCTTTGTTTAGTACTTGTTGGACTTGGCTTTGGGAACATAGTCTTTATGACAGGACAGCAAGGCTTGTGTGGCTGGGCTGGAACAAAACTCACAATGAGAGTGAGAAATCTCCTATTTCGTTCCATACTAAAACAAGAATCTGGTTGGTTTGATTCTGAAGAAAACTCCAAAGCAGTACTGGTCTCACGGCTCTCAATTGATTCTGTCAGTTTTCGATCAGTCCACATTGATCGATTATCAGTCTTGTTAATGGGTTTGAGTTCAGGTATGGTGGGACTTGGTCTATGTGTTTACCTTAACTGGAGGCTAGCTATTTTGGCTGCTGCTCTCACTCCTTTGACTCTTGGTGCAAGTTACTTAACCTTGATTATAAATTTAGGACCAAAACTTGACAATGAAGCTTATGCCAAAGCTAGCAATATCGCCTCTGGTGCAGTTTCAAACATAAGGACAGTCACAACATTTTCTGCTCAAGAGCAGTTGGTTAAGTCCTTTGAAAAAGCTTTATCAGGTCCAAAGAGCAAATCAGTAAGAAGGTCACAAATCATGGGCCTAGCACTGGGGTTCTCTCAAGGTGTTATGTATGGAGCATACACCGTAACTCTCTTGTTTGGTGCTTACCTTATCAAAGAAGGCAAAGCAAACTTCGGTGAGGTATACAAAATTTTTCTCATTCTTGTTTTGAGTTCATTTTCTGTTGGACAATTAGCCGGTCTTGCACCAGACACATCCATGGCTGCAACAGCAATTCCAGCAGTTTTTGATATCATTTCACGTAGGCCATTAATTGGCAGTAGCAACAgagacaaagaaaagaaactcgACCGGTCGAAACCATTGGATATTCAGTTCAAAATGGTCACATTTGCATACCCATCTAGGCCAGATGTGACTGTGTTGAGTGACTTTTGCTTGAAGATCAAAGGTGGTAGCACTGTGGCATTGGTGGGTGGAAGTGGGTCAGGAAAATCAACAGTTGTATGGTTAATACAAAGGTTTTATGATCCAATTCAAGGGAAGGTGATGATGGGAGGAGTGGATTTGAGAGATATTAACGTGAAGTGGTTGAGAAAGCAGATAGCTCTAGTGGGTCAAGAGCCTACATTGTTTTCTGGCACTATAAGAGAGAACATTGCTTTTGGTAACCCAAATGCTTCATGggctgaaattgaagatgctGCAAGGGAAGCTTATATTCACAATTTCATCAGTAGCCTCCCTCAAGGCTATGAAACTCAG GTTGGTGAGAGTGGAGCCCAGCTATCAGGGGGCCAGAAACAAAGGATTGCGATAGCAAGGGCTATACTGAAGAGATCAAAGGTATTGCTGCTAGATGAAGCAAGTAGTGCATTGGATTTGGAATCAGAGAAACACATACAAGATGCACTTAGGAAGATTTCCAAAAGGGCTACAACCATCATAGTGGCTCACCGGCTTTTGACAATCAGAGGGGCTGATATGATAGCAGTTATGAGCAATGGTGCCATCACAGAATATGGGAGCCATGATGCACTTGTGGCTTCTCATCTTAATGGTGTGTATGCTAGCTTGGTGCGTGCAGAAACTGAAGCCAATGCATTTTAA